In a genomic window of Ipomoea triloba cultivar NCNSP0323 chromosome 3, ASM357664v1:
- the LOC116011899 gene encoding heavy metal-associated isoprenylated plant protein 39-like yields the protein MMKVVLKLDYKDEKTKQKAMKKVSSLDGVESISIDKDQKLTVTGSIDAVSIVGKLRKICNTDIVSVGPKEAEKKKDDGKKDEGKKDDKKGGGDDKKKDDNKKGGGEDKKKDEAAAKPAVPVPQQYYYYHQQQHPYYHQQQQHPYYNQQYPQPYSHPAAYYNNSYGYNNRTVEEDPNACVIC from the coding sequence ATGAAAAAACGAAGCAAAAGGCGATGAAAAAGGTGTCAAGCCTTGACGGAGTGGAATCCATCTCGATAGACAAGGACCAGAAACTAACGGTGACAGGGAGCATAGACGCGGTGTCAATTGTGGGCAAGCTGAGGAAGATCTGCAACACAGATATCGTGTCTGTGGGCCCAAAGGAggcggagaagaagaaggaCGATGGGAAGAAAGATGAGGGCAAGAAAGATGATAAGAAGGGCGGCGGCGATGACAAGAAAAAAGATGATAATAAGAAGGGCGGCGGCGAGGACAAGAAAAAAGATGAAGCGGCGGCGAAGCCAGCTGTTCCAGTTCCAcagcaatattattattaccatcaacaacaacatccttattatcatcaacaacaacaacatcctTATTATAATCAACAGTACCCACAGCCCTATTCCCATCCTGCAGCGTATTATAACAACTCCTATGGCTACAATAACAGGACTGTGGAAGAAGATCCAAACGCCTGTGTTATTTGCTAA
- the LOC116013967 gene encoding DUF21 domain-containing protein At5g52790 isoform X1: MAANDVPCCETMFWVYLVICVALVAFAGLMSGLTLGLMSLSLVDLEVLIKAGEPADRKNAEKILPIVKNQHLLLCTLLICNALAMEALPIFIDALLPAWGAILISVTLILAFGEIIPQAICSRYGLSIGARLSPLVRLLLIVVFPISYPISKLLDFLLGKGHSALLRRAELKTLVNLHGNEAGKGGELTHDETTIIAGALDLTQKTAKDAMTPLSRVFSLDLYSKLNDETMSLILNRGHSRVPIYSATPTNILGLILVKNLIKCRPEDETPISHLSIRSIPRIRENLPLYDILNQFQKGDSHMAVVVKSNGAENAAPKSDMLKINVHSMQERGFERARNEKIVMSEILGNSLNSSDDVLGIITMEDVLEELLQEPILDETDEYVDVHNRIKINLLPSMKRSSPRRSPGASPRRQTPTLRSPISPYVQSPLAMPPLSSSPARCFTAISPPHHSTTSTPSPQCRCLRKSYERLEKPGD; encoded by the exons ATGGCAGCCAATGATGTGCCATGTTGTGAAACAATGTTCTGGGTATACCTAGTCATCTGTGTAGCTCTGGTCGCTTTTGCTGGCCTTATGTCCGGTCTCACTCTTGGCCTTATGTCCCTTAGCTTAGTTGATCTTGAAGTGCTCATCAAGGCCGGTGAGCCTGCAGATCGCAAAAATGCTG AGAAGATTCTTCCCATTGTCAAGAATCAGCACTTGCTCCTCTGCACCCTTCTCATATGTAATGCCCTTGCAATGGAG GCCCTGCCCATATTTATTGATGCTCTTCTGCCTGCATGGGGTGCTATACTAATTTCAGTAACTCTCATTCTTGCCTTCGGCGAG ATTATTCCCCAAGCAATTTGTTCGCGGTATGGATTGAGCATCGGTGCAAGGCTTTCGCCATTAGTTCGCCTACTTCTCATTGTCGTTTTCCCTATATCCTACCCAATTAGTAAG TTGCTGGATTTCCTGCTGGGAAAGGGGCATTCTGCTCTGTTACGCCGTGCAGAGCTGAAGACATTGGTGAATTTGCATGGAAATGAG GCTGGTAAAGGTGGAGAGTTAACCCATGATGAAACGACGATCATCGCAGGAGCCTTAGATCTGACACAGAAAACAGCAAAAGATGCCATGACACCTTTGTCCAGAGTATTTTCGCTTGATCTCTACTCTAAGCTCAACGA TGAGACCATGTCCCTGATACTAAATCGAGGCCATAGCCGCGTGCCTATATACTCTGCCACTCCAACCAATATCCTGGGCTTAATATTG gtaaaaaatttaatcaaatgTCGCCCGGAAGATGAAACGCCAATCAGTCATCTTAGCATACGGAGTATACCTAG GATTAGGGAGAATTTGCCGTTATACGACATTTTGAACCAATTCCAGAAAGGAGACAGCCACATGGCTGTGGTTGTGAAGAGTAATGGTGCAGAAAACGCAGCACCCAAATCTGATATGCTTAAGATAAATGTTCATTCAATGCAAGAACGAGGTTTTGAAAGAG CGCGTAATGAGAAGATTGTGATGAGTGAGATATTGGGAAATTCTTTGAACTCGTCAGATGATGTTCTTGGCATCATCACCATGGAAGATGTGTTGGAAGAACTTCTCCAG GAACCCATACTTGATGAAACTGATGAATACGTTGATGTTCACAACAG aattaaaatcaatttactTCCATCCATGAAACGTAGTTCACCAAGAAGGTCTCCCGGAGCTTCTCCCCGCCGTCAAACTCCCACATTGCGCTCGCCGATTTCGCCATATGTGCAGTCGCCGTTAGCTATGCCGCCCCTTTCTTCCTCCCCAGCTCGATGCTTCACCGCAATTTCCCCACCACACCATTCTACCACCTCTACTCCCTCCCCTCAG TGCAGGTGTCTAAGAAAGTCATACGAGAGGCTAGAAAAGCCGGGTGATTAG
- the LOC116013967 gene encoding DUF21 domain-containing protein At5g52790 isoform X2 translates to MAANDVPCCETMFWVYLVICVALVAFAGLMSGLTLGLMSLSLVDLEVLIKAGEPADRKNAEKILPIVKNQHLLLCTLLICNALAMEALPIFIDALLPAWGAILISVTLILAFGEIIPQAICSRYGLSIGARLSPLVRLLLIVVFPISYPISKLLDFLLGKGHSALLRRAELKTLVNLHGNEAGKGGELTHDETTIIAGALDLTQKTAKDAMTPLSRVFSLDLYSKLNDETMSLILNRGHSRVPIYSATPTNILGLILVKNLIKCRPEDETPISHLSIRSIPRIRENLPLYDILNQFQKGDSHMAVVVKSNGAENAAPKSDMLKINVHSMQERGFERARNEKIVMSEILGNSLNSSDDVLGIITMEDVLEELLQEPILDETDEYVDVHNRIKINLLPSMKRSSPRRSPGASPRRQTPTLRSPISPYVQSPLAMPPLSSSPARCFTAISPPHHSTTSTPSPQVSKKVIREARKAG, encoded by the exons ATGGCAGCCAATGATGTGCCATGTTGTGAAACAATGTTCTGGGTATACCTAGTCATCTGTGTAGCTCTGGTCGCTTTTGCTGGCCTTATGTCCGGTCTCACTCTTGGCCTTATGTCCCTTAGCTTAGTTGATCTTGAAGTGCTCATCAAGGCCGGTGAGCCTGCAGATCGCAAAAATGCTG AGAAGATTCTTCCCATTGTCAAGAATCAGCACTTGCTCCTCTGCACCCTTCTCATATGTAATGCCCTTGCAATGGAG GCCCTGCCCATATTTATTGATGCTCTTCTGCCTGCATGGGGTGCTATACTAATTTCAGTAACTCTCATTCTTGCCTTCGGCGAG ATTATTCCCCAAGCAATTTGTTCGCGGTATGGATTGAGCATCGGTGCAAGGCTTTCGCCATTAGTTCGCCTACTTCTCATTGTCGTTTTCCCTATATCCTACCCAATTAGTAAG TTGCTGGATTTCCTGCTGGGAAAGGGGCATTCTGCTCTGTTACGCCGTGCAGAGCTGAAGACATTGGTGAATTTGCATGGAAATGAG GCTGGTAAAGGTGGAGAGTTAACCCATGATGAAACGACGATCATCGCAGGAGCCTTAGATCTGACACAGAAAACAGCAAAAGATGCCATGACACCTTTGTCCAGAGTATTTTCGCTTGATCTCTACTCTAAGCTCAACGA TGAGACCATGTCCCTGATACTAAATCGAGGCCATAGCCGCGTGCCTATATACTCTGCCACTCCAACCAATATCCTGGGCTTAATATTG gtaaaaaatttaatcaaatgTCGCCCGGAAGATGAAACGCCAATCAGTCATCTTAGCATACGGAGTATACCTAG GATTAGGGAGAATTTGCCGTTATACGACATTTTGAACCAATTCCAGAAAGGAGACAGCCACATGGCTGTGGTTGTGAAGAGTAATGGTGCAGAAAACGCAGCACCCAAATCTGATATGCTTAAGATAAATGTTCATTCAATGCAAGAACGAGGTTTTGAAAGAG CGCGTAATGAGAAGATTGTGATGAGTGAGATATTGGGAAATTCTTTGAACTCGTCAGATGATGTTCTTGGCATCATCACCATGGAAGATGTGTTGGAAGAACTTCTCCAG GAACCCATACTTGATGAAACTGATGAATACGTTGATGTTCACAACAG aattaaaatcaatttactTCCATCCATGAAACGTAGTTCACCAAGAAGGTCTCCCGGAGCTTCTCCCCGCCGTCAAACTCCCACATTGCGCTCGCCGATTTCGCCATATGTGCAGTCGCCGTTAGCTATGCCGCCCCTTTCTTCCTCCCCAGCTCGATGCTTCACCGCAATTTCCCCACCACACCATTCTACCACCTCTACTCCCTCCCCTCAG GTGTCTAAGAAAGTCATACGAGAGGCTAGAAAAGCCGGGTGA
- the LOC116012298 gene encoding DNA-directed primase/polymerase protein isoform X2, with protein sequence MDDVDRLFECFKCGFSPPESAIRERKRGKRTAKPEDSAQKQSTEKIPQTTADADHSVENLGSSKAKRKYHSNGKQFCPLVFYGSPHGVPPKRPASLLRLLHEIRVDLSEQKKQSQEIWATFPKQVEAMKYAKQCINARVFSYQDHINGYRRFLVSTYEDFWKRYNSMNPKRRHHYEVIQEGLPCHLYFDLEFNKKANADKNGDEMVDLLIVAVFDTLLQKYSLEGSHDWIVELDSSTEDKFSRHLIIRLPKIAFKDNSHVGAFTAEVCSRIYSSSETNERFRKLFVSKDSKSVGIPGQLFVDNAVYSRNRCFRLALSSKAGKSSVLLPSGRFKCKSMSEDEMFMASLICNIDADCERLLVCKMDSDCVRTLHFNTEIAQSFQQMSITPQALEMNNFETDPSGTYLMGKSPFPAVDAFVEYIASIGSVPGKIRSWYWFSEYGLIVYSMSKNRYCERIGREHKSNHGRNM encoded by the exons ATGGACGACGTTGATCGCTTATTCGAATGCTTCAAATGCGGTTTTTCTCCTCCGG aaTCTGCtattagagagagaaaaagaggaaaaagaacagCAAAGCCGGAAGATTCAGCACAGAAACAATCAACTGAAAAAATTCCCCAGACCACTGCAGATGCTGACCATTCTGTTGAAAAT TTGGGTTCATCAAAAGCCAAGAGAAAGTATCATAGCAATGGGAAGCAGTTCTGTCCCCTCGTGTTTTATGGGTCTCCACATGGGGTTCCTCCAAAGAGACCAGCTAGTTTGTTGCGATTGTTGCATGAAATACGTGTAGATCTCAGTGAACAAAAGAAGCAAAG CCAAGAAATATGGGCTACATTCCCAAAGCAGGTTGAAGCAATGAAATATGCAAAACAATGCATAAATGCTCGTGTTTTTAGTTATCAGGACCATATAAATGGTTACAGAAGGTTCCTTGTTTCCACATATGAGGACTTTTGGAAAAG GTATAATAGTATGAATCCTAAAAGGAGACATCATTATGAAGTCATTCAGGAG GGTTTACCATGCCACCTTTATTTTGATTTGGAGTTCAATAAGAAAGCAAATGCAGACAAGAATGGAGATGAAATGGTTGATCTCCTGATTGTGGCTGTCTTTGACACACTGCTACAGAAGTATTCTCTTGAAGGAAGTCATGACTGGATTGTTGAGCTTGATTCTTCTACTGAAG ATAAGTTCTCCAGACATTTAATTATTAGATTGCCAAAAATTGCATTTAAGGACAACTCACATGTTGGGGCTTTCACAGCTGAG GTATGTTCACGGATATATAGTTCAAGTGAAACGAATGAGAGATTCAGAAAGCTTTTTGTGTCAAAAGATTCAAAATCAGTTGGAATTCCAGGTCAACTCTTTGTTGATAATGCTGTCTACTCTAGAAATCGCTGCTTTCGGCTAGCTCTCTCATCTAAAGCTGGGAAGAGTTCTGTGCTTCTACCAAGCGGGCGCTTTAAATGTAAGAGCATG AGTGAGGATGAAATGTTTATGGCATCACTGATTTGCAATATTGATGCTGACTGCGAGAGGCTTCTGGTCTGTAAGATGGATTCAGATTGTGTAAGGACCCTGCACTTTAATACAGAG ATTGCCCAAAGTTTCCAACAAATGTCCATCACTCCACAAGCATTAGAgatgaataattttgaaactgaTCCTTCAGGAACATACTTGATGGGAAAATCTCCATTCCCCGCAGTGGATGCATTTGTTGAATATATTGCTTCCATAGGAAGTGTACCAG GAAAAATTCGGAGTTGGTATTGGTTCTCAGAGTATGGACTGATAGTCTACAGCATGTCAAAAAACAGATATTGTGAAAGAATTGGGAGAGAACACAAAAGCAATCAtg GAAGAAACATGTGA
- the LOC116012298 gene encoding DNA-directed primase/polymerase protein isoform X1, with protein sequence MDDVDRLFECFKCGFSPPESAIRERKRGKRTAKPEDSAQKQSTEKIPQTTADADHSVENLGSSKAKRKYHSNGKQFCPLVFYGSPHGVPPKRPASLLRLLHEIRVDLSEQKKQSQEIWATFPKQVEAMKYAKQCINARVFSYQDHINGYRRFLVSTYEDFWKRYNSMNPKRRHHYEVIQEGLPCHLYFDLEFNKKANADKNGDEMVDLLIVAVFDTLLQKYSLEGSHDWIVELDSSTEDKFSRHLIIRLPKIAFKDNSHVGAFTAEVCSRIYSSSETNERFRKLFVSKDSKSVGIPGQLFVDNAVYSRNRCFRLALSSKAGKSSVLLPSGRFKCKSMSEDEMFMASLICNIDADCERLLVCKMDSDCVRTLHFNTEIAQSFQQMSITPQALEMNNFETDPSGTYLMGKSPFPAVDAFVEYIASIGSVPGKIRSWYWFSEYGLIVYSMSKNRYCERIGREHKSNHVMYVVDLRRGDYYQKCHDPDCRGYRSPLRPIPGNVIAHCSVSFDLDSSNEGREHTTVATDGNIVDSCKKEWWIEAIRFAERVESIPKSLDISGDGELGEDEDWWKAAERIATQTELAYLGKA encoded by the exons ATGGACGACGTTGATCGCTTATTCGAATGCTTCAAATGCGGTTTTTCTCCTCCGG aaTCTGCtattagagagagaaaaagaggaaaaagaacagCAAAGCCGGAAGATTCAGCACAGAAACAATCAACTGAAAAAATTCCCCAGACCACTGCAGATGCTGACCATTCTGTTGAAAAT TTGGGTTCATCAAAAGCCAAGAGAAAGTATCATAGCAATGGGAAGCAGTTCTGTCCCCTCGTGTTTTATGGGTCTCCACATGGGGTTCCTCCAAAGAGACCAGCTAGTTTGTTGCGATTGTTGCATGAAATACGTGTAGATCTCAGTGAACAAAAGAAGCAAAG CCAAGAAATATGGGCTACATTCCCAAAGCAGGTTGAAGCAATGAAATATGCAAAACAATGCATAAATGCTCGTGTTTTTAGTTATCAGGACCATATAAATGGTTACAGAAGGTTCCTTGTTTCCACATATGAGGACTTTTGGAAAAG GTATAATAGTATGAATCCTAAAAGGAGACATCATTATGAAGTCATTCAGGAG GGTTTACCATGCCACCTTTATTTTGATTTGGAGTTCAATAAGAAAGCAAATGCAGACAAGAATGGAGATGAAATGGTTGATCTCCTGATTGTGGCTGTCTTTGACACACTGCTACAGAAGTATTCTCTTGAAGGAAGTCATGACTGGATTGTTGAGCTTGATTCTTCTACTGAAG ATAAGTTCTCCAGACATTTAATTATTAGATTGCCAAAAATTGCATTTAAGGACAACTCACATGTTGGGGCTTTCACAGCTGAG GTATGTTCACGGATATATAGTTCAAGTGAAACGAATGAGAGATTCAGAAAGCTTTTTGTGTCAAAAGATTCAAAATCAGTTGGAATTCCAGGTCAACTCTTTGTTGATAATGCTGTCTACTCTAGAAATCGCTGCTTTCGGCTAGCTCTCTCATCTAAAGCTGGGAAGAGTTCTGTGCTTCTACCAAGCGGGCGCTTTAAATGTAAGAGCATG AGTGAGGATGAAATGTTTATGGCATCACTGATTTGCAATATTGATGCTGACTGCGAGAGGCTTCTGGTCTGTAAGATGGATTCAGATTGTGTAAGGACCCTGCACTTTAATACAGAG ATTGCCCAAAGTTTCCAACAAATGTCCATCACTCCACAAGCATTAGAgatgaataattttgaaactgaTCCTTCAGGAACATACTTGATGGGAAAATCTCCATTCCCCGCAGTGGATGCATTTGTTGAATATATTGCTTCCATAGGAAGTGTACCAG GAAAAATTCGGAGTTGGTATTGGTTCTCAGAGTATGGACTGATAGTCTACAGCATGTCAAAAAACAGATATTGTGAAAGAATTGGGAGAGAACACAAAAGCAATCAtg TGATGTATGTTGTTGATCTAAGAAGGGGTGATTATTATCAGAAGTGCCATGATCCCGATTGCAGAG GCTATCGATCCCCTTTACGTCCCATCCCTGGAAATGTTATAGCTCATTGTTCAGTGTCCTTTGACCTGGATAGTAGTAATGAAGGTCGGGAGCACACAACTGTTGCTACTGATGGGAATATTGTAGACAGCTGCAAGAAGGAATGGTGGATTGAGGCCATAAGATTTGCAGAACGGGTAGAGAGCATACCAAAATCCTTGGATATATCAGGC GATGGAGAAttaggagaagatgaagattggtGGAAGGCTGCCGAAAGGATTGCAACACAGACAGAATTGGCTTACCTTGGAAAAGCTTAG
- the LOC116014011 gene encoding TNF receptor-associated factor homolog 1b-like isoform X2, translated as MDSLYSGLKALEGQHTGKKGKGRCLHLVEQPVPIVKMEKDMFVLVDNVLLLLERAAMEQLPPKDEKCPQNCTKAVGL; from the exons ATGGATTCCTTGTACAGTGGACTCAAGGCTTTAGAAGGTCAACATActggaaagaaaggaaagggTAGGTGTTTACATCTAGTGGAACAACCAGTTCCTATTGTTAAGATGGAGAAAGACATGTTTGTGTTGGTTGATAATGTGCTTCTACTGCTTGAAAGAGCTGCCATGGAGCAGTTGCCTCCAAAGGATGAGAAATGTCCTCAGAATTGTACAAAG GCAGTAGGTCTATGA
- the LOC116014011 gene encoding TNF receptor-associated factor homolog 1b-like isoform X1 produces the protein MDSLYSGLKALEGQHTGKKGKGRCLHLVEQPVPIVKMEKDMFVLVDNVLLLLERAAMEQLPPKDEKCPQNCTKQKAVGL, from the exons ATGGATTCCTTGTACAGTGGACTCAAGGCTTTAGAAGGTCAACATActggaaagaaaggaaagggTAGGTGTTTACATCTAGTGGAACAACCAGTTCCTATTGTTAAGATGGAGAAAGACATGTTTGTGTTGGTTGATAATGTGCTTCTACTGCTTGAAAGAGCTGCCATGGAGCAGTTGCCTCCAAAGGATGAGAAATGTCCTCAGAATTGTACAAAG CAAAAGGCAGTAGGTCTATGA